The following is a genomic window from Bacteroidia bacterium.
TGACCGTGGCGACTGCGGCGCAGCTTACCGTGCCGGCCGGCGCGCAGATATGCGCAGACAGAATATTCGCGAATAATCCCGGCTATGGTGCGCTCACCATTGCGAACGCGAACTGTCTGTGTCCCGGCATGTCGGTGGTCCCGGTGGAACTCCTCGCGTTCAGCGCCTCGGCCGACAATGGTATCGTACTCCTACGTTGGACCACCGCGACCGAACTCAACTGCCACGGCTTCGAGGTACAAAAAGCCGCTCACGGCGGGGGAGCGGAATGGCTGGCGCTCGGATTTGTTGAAGGTGCCGGAAGCACAACGGAACGGAGAGACTACTTTTTCAGCGATCCGGGGACGAATGAAGGCACTGCGTTCTATCGTCTCCGTATTATCGATTACGACGGCTCTTTCGCGTACTCTCCTGTCGTCGAGGTTCGATTCGTGACGCGGGTGTTGCCGTATACGATGTATCCGGTCTATCCCAACCCGGCGACAGAAAACATTACCGTCTCCTTCACACTTCCGGAAGCCGCGAGTGTATCGCTCACACTCTACACGGTAGCAGGCACCGAGGTCACCAGGGTGATGGAACCGCGGGAATTCAGCGCCGGCTTCCACGCGGCGACGCTACCGACCTCAGGTTTGAGCCCCGGGACCTACGTTATCGAGTTGCAGGCAGGTGCAGTCCGTCGGACGCAAACGGTGGTTCTGCTCCAGTGATCTGAGCTGATACGGCGAACCATCTGCAGAGGACAGACGGAATCGCTCTTTCACGGAAGCACAAGCGATGGAAATATTCCTTCCGTCTGACCTGCGTTCCGCGCGGAGCGGACGGACAAGGATGATTGTGGTGTGCGATACTCTTCATCACAGTGGGCGAACGGCACGGTGAAAGACGAGAACTAAAACCCGTCCGGGTATCCGGGAGCGGTATGGTGCGCCGTTTGCGCATTGGATGCGAAGCGCAAGTACTTCGTGAAGAACGACGTACCCGGGGTGGGGCATTTTCGCGATGCCGGACTGTTCGAGGGAATTGAAAGGCCTGCTTTCCTCGTGATCGCCATTGCAGTATCTTATAGTTTTTGCTCACCTTTTGGATGAATCATGCAAATCGGTATCGTCGGTCTTCCCTTCAGCGGCAAATCCACACTGTTTCAAACGATGACGCGCAGCTACCTCGACGAACAGGCGTTGGCGCGCAAGCAGACCAACATTGCCGTGGTCAAGGTACCGGACGCACGCGTGGACAAACTCGCGGAATACTACAATCCCAGGAAACTGGTCTATACGTCCGTGGAATTTGTGGACGTCGTCGGTCTGAAGAAGGGAGATCAGTCATCCACCCAGTTCACCGGCAATTTCCTGGCCGGGGTTAAAACCAACGACGCGCTGATTCACGTGGTGCGTTTGTTCGACGATCCGCTGTATCCGCATCCGGAGGGGTCCATCGACGCGTTGCGAGATGTTGAAATTCTGGAAACGGAGTTCATTCTCTCGGATCTGGCTATGATCGAATCGCGCATGGAGAAATTGCGCAAGCAGGCCATGAAGGCACCGGATGACAAGACGAAGGCTGAAGTGCGCATCATGGAGCGCTTCCAGGCTGCGCTCGAGCAAGAGCAGCCTTTGCGGACCCTGGACCTCGATCCGAATGACAGAGCGGTGATCAAAGGATATCAGTTCCTCAGTCTCAAACCGGTCCTTGTGGTACTGAATCTCGCAGAAGAGCAACTCGGCGATATAGCCATGCAGGTGCAACGTGTGCGCGAAGCTGTTCAATCGAAGGGTATGGCGGTGGACGCGTTTGCGGGGAAAATCGAAATGGAACTCGCGCAACTCGACGATGCCGAGGCGTCCGAATTCATGAAGGACTATGGAATCGCCGAGTCGGCCCTTACGCGTATCATCCGCTCCGCCTATGATATGCTCGGTCTGATTTCCTTCCTGACCTTCGGAGAGGATGAATGCCGTGCGTGGACCATACGGCGTAATACGCCGGCCCAGGAAGCCGCCGGCGCGATACATACGGACCTCATGACGCGCTTCATTCGCGCGGAAGTCGTGCACTTCGATGATTTCGTGAAGCATGGATCCATCCAGGCCTGCAAAGACGCCGGGCACTGGCGTCTCGAAGGGAAGGAATACGTGGTCAAAGACGGAGACATGATCACCGTCCGTCACGGCTAGGAAGCGGGAGCGGAACGCTGCGAATGGAAATCATCAGAGAGTAGACGTATCAGGTAAAAGGGAAGGGATCGCGAAAAGGAAAAAGGGTGAAATGGTAGGACGCTATTTGATGAGCATTCTTACCTTTTCACCATTTTTCCTTTTCACCGTTTCACGAGCGTCCGACGGTCCACACCGATCAGGCGAAATCGTCAATCGTTCCGCCTATAGGCGGATCAATCGAAAATACAAAAGCCTGACCACGTGACGGACAGGCTTTTTCGTTCAGTGAACGTGCACAGAAAGGTATACTGCAATATACTCGTGCGGAGAGGCGTTGTCAAGAACAAGTCTAAATACGCTTTACCGCGTCAAGACGAGCGGGGAGATTTCTCAGGTGTCGAGGCGGAAGAGACGACGCGCACGGTTCAGCACGCGCTGTGTCCCCGTGCCCAGAATGATCCCGGTGGAGAGCAAAGCGCCGACGGTGTTCGCGATCATGTCGTAGGGATCGAGCATACGGGATGTGGCGACATCCTGATACACCTCGCTGAGTATACCGAAAGCGACGGTGGCGGCGAACGAGGCAAAAAGCGCTTTCGCAGGGGAGGAAAATCGTGGCAGCGGAAGCTCCAGCGCAAGCCAGAGCAGGGCTTGCTGAACACCGAAAAGCAGAATATGCGCTATCTTGTCCGGCTGCCAGATCCGGACGACAGGGAAGGACGTCCCCGGGAGCGACAGCAGGGTCATGATGAACAGGAACCAGACGACGGCGGGGAGAGCGGTACGCAAGCGAGCGCGTCGTTCATCCTGTGACATGCGGAGAAAAATCCTTCAGAATCGACGCAAAGGAGGAAAGCAGATCCGTCGCGATCAGACCGTATTCCCCAACCCGATCTCTTGCGTGATCTCCCGCCTGACCGTGGAGATACACCCCCGCGCTGGCAGCGTGCTCCGATGAACAACCCTGAGCGCGGAATCCGGCTATGATACCGCTCAGCACGTCTCCCGCGCCGGCGGTCGCCATACCGGGGTTGCCGGTGGGATTGATAAAGACGTTTCCGTCTCTGCTGGCGATAACTGTCGGAGCGCCTTTGAGTACCAGTGTCACACCGAACTCCACCGCGAAGGTCTGCGACAAACTTATGCGTTTGGTCTCGATCTCCTCCTTGGATTGCGAGACAAGACGTGAAAATTCTCCCACATGCGGTGTCAGAATAACCTCCGCGTTGGTTTTTTGCAGCAGGTTGAGATGACCACCGAGCGCGTACAAAGCATCTGCGTCCAGCAACAGCGGTGCGGATGCGTGTTCGACAATGCGGCGGACCAGATTCTGCGTTTCGTACTGTCGGGAAATTCCGGGACCGATTACAGTGATACTTGCGCTGTTGATACGCTCGAGTATTTTGTCGAAATCCTTGAGACTGAGCGTTCCTTCATCGGTCTCATTCAGGGGAACCGTCATGACTTCCGTGAGCTTGATCTCGAAAATCGAATTCAGGCTGGCCGGTACTCCGAGATGCACGATCCCCGCTCCGCTCCGCAACGCCGCTTCGGAGGCCAGGACGGCCGCACCGGTCAGTCCGACGGATCCGGCGAGGACGAAGACGTTCCCCATCTGGTATTTGTGGACGTCGAATGCGCGTCGGGGCAGCATAGCGATGACGTCGCGACTTTCGAGGAGGAATGCGCTCGCGGCGCTGCGCAGCACAGCCGCGTCCGGCAGCCCGATGTCAACCACGCGGACCTTCCCGGCATGCGCGCGGCCTTTGCGAAGAAGTACCCCGCGCTTGTAGGCACCCATGGTGGCAGTGCACCCGGCGCGCACGGCACAGCCGAGAACATCCCCTGTATCGGCACTGATTCCTGTGGGTACATCGATGGACAGAACAGGAACCGGCGAGGAATTGATGACCTCGACAACCTCCGCGAGTTCTCCCGTAAGGGGCGAGGCAAGACCAGTACCGAGCATGGCGTCTACGAGCAGGGCGGGTCCTTGCCGGAGGAGATCCGCGAGTTGGGCGCTGCCTCGGAAAAGGGATACATGCAGGGTATCGCTGCTGCTCTCCATGCGCCGGAGAATGTCGAGATTCGTGCGAGCGTCTCCCAGAATACTCTCATCCGGAGCCAGTGTCAATACATCCACGTGAACGCCGCGGTTGTGCAGATGACGGGCGATCGCGAAGCCGTCCCCTCCGTTGTTGCCTTTCCCGCATACGATCAGAACGCGTTTCCCGGAGAGAGGCCCGAATTCCGCTTCGGCCACATCTGCCGAACCGCGGGCGGCATTTTCCATGAGTACAACACCAGGAATGCCAAATTCCTCGATACCTGTCTGATCGCAGGCGCGTATCTCATCAGAAGTGAAAACGGGCAGCATTTACGATTTTCGATTAAACGATGTACGATATACGATTTGACGATTAGGAGGGAGGCCGAAGCTATGTATGTTGATGGCTCTTGTGTCGATATATGCGAGCGAAGGTGGGAGAGAGTGATGCAGCATACAAAACAGCGGTCCCGCCTGGCATCTCTCATGATTTCGCTCCAGGGCTCGGGCAGGAACTGCAATCTCCGTGCTCTGCTCTCCGCGCTCAGCTCTCCGCGCTCAGAACAATCCGTTCATCCAGGCCAGTACGACGGCGGGGAAGAGGCCAATGAGAAAAATGGCAGCGGTGGAAAGAATGAGCGCCGACGTGCCGGCACCCGTCGCATCCACTGCGGATTGCGCCTCGCCTTCCTGGAAAAACATCACGACGGTCACGCGCAAATAGTAATACACCGATATCATGCTGGTAATGACGCCGACAATGGTCAGCCAGGTATAGCCGCCCTCTATCGCCGCGACGAAAATGTAGTATTTACCGAAAAAGCCGGCCAGGGGCGGTAGTCCTACCAGAGAGAACATGAACACCGCCATGAGCACAGCCAGCATCGGACTGCGTTTGAACAGTCCACGGAAATCCTCGATCTCGGTTCCACGCTGCTCTGAATTCTCAATGATGGAAATGATGCCGAAGGCGCCAATATTGGTAAAGGTATAGGAAATCAGATAGAAGAGCACACCAGCGATGCTCATATCGGCTCCAACGGTGATACCGATCAGCATATAGCCCGCGTGAGCGATGCTCGAATACGCCAGCATGCGTTTGACATTGCTCTGCGAAATTGCAACCAGGTTACCGACGATCATGGATGCCACGGACAATACCGCAAGAACAGTGTTCATGCTGCTTCCGGTAAAGTCGAAAGTCGCGGTGAAAACCAGCAGCAGGGAGGAAAACGCGGCGGCCTTCGCGCCGGTAGACATGAATGCCGTGACCATGGTGGGTGAGCCTTCGTATACGTCCGGAACCCACATGTGAAAAGGGACAGAGCCGACTTTAAACGCGAAGCCGACAAGGAGCAGACCGGCCCCTGTCAGAAACAGGGGCTCGGTCTTGTATGCGGTTATGTTCTGTGCAATCTCCAGAATGTTCGTGCTTCCCGTGCTGCCGTACATCAGGGCAATGCCATACAGGAAGAATCCCGATGCAAAGGAACCGAGCAGGAAGTACTTCAGCGCGGCTTCGTTCGATTTGTGCATCCGGCGGGTGGCGCCCGCAAGTACGTACAGGCTGATGGACATCAGTTCCAGTCCGATGAACGTCACCACGAGATCGATGCCCGCGGCGAACGTCATCATGCCGGCTACCGCGAAGAGAATCAAATGGAAGAACTCTCCGAAGTTGGCACCGATTTTCGCGATGTACTCTCTCGAAAGGAGTATCGTTAGTCCCGCTGCGGTCAGGAACAGTATGGCTGTCACGCTCGCGAAGCCGCCCGTCAACACCGAGCCTCCGAAGGCGGTACCGTTGTCGGGATACAGCAGTATCGCGAAAACAATGTTCACCGCTATACCGAGCAGCGAAACCCAATACTCCGCGGCGAGCGGATTCTTTTTCAGCGCGTTGATCAGCACGACGATGAGCGAAAGCGCGACCATGCCGGCGATCGGCCCTGTGCGAATGGTGTCGTTAATCAGTTGTTCCATTGTACCTGTCGGATGCGTCGAATGCGATTGCGGTCAATTGAAATACAGCAGCCACACCAGGAAAAAGATGGGCAGAAGTATGGGAATGGCAAAGCGGAACAGATAGCCGAAAAAGCTCGGCATTTTGGCGCCCGCCTGCTCGGCGATGGACTTCACCATGAAGTTCGGCGCGTTGCCGATATACGTCATTGCGCCGAAAAACACGGCGGCAACGCTGATCGCGACGACGTAAATGTCGTGCAGTCCGATCAGAATGGAGACGTTGATATCATCGAGCGGGACATTGCCGGACGCGACCATGTCACCATGGTACCGCACCAGCACCTCCACCGTCGTGCGCACCTCCTGCGAGTACTGCGCGAAATTCGGGGCGTTCAGCGCGCCATTCGCGATCACCTCCTGCACCTGCGTTACCAGCTCGGGTCGCACGAGCAGGCCGATCTCCGCGCTAAGGAAATTCAGATACGTCGGGGCGTTGTCGAGGAAGGAAGACAACGCTCCAGTGCCCCAATAGAACTGTCCTGCGCTGGAGATGCCGAGCGATGCCGCATTCAACTCCAACCAGTCCAATGCGGGCACCATAGTCGCAAAAAGCCCGAGGAACAGGAAGCCTACTTCCTTGATCGGGAAGAAATTGAAATCGTTGGCCCGATGAATATCGCGCTTCGTCGTAAAATACGATGCGGCGGCAGCGATAATCATGATCGCCTCACGCACGAACGGAGGATCCTGGATGAAGACGGCGATGAGGATCAGGAGAAGGAAGCCGATATTGTGCATGCCCTGCAGTTTCGTCTCGTCGCCGGCCTCGTTCTGTCTGGCGCGGACATCAACCGGTACCTTCTTGTAGTAGTATGTGTCGATAGCAATGAAGACCGCAAGAACGATGCCGATCGTCAGAAGCCATATCATCCACACATTCTCCATCACCCAGAAGAAGGGGATACCCTTCAGATACCCCAGAAACAGAGGGGGATCGCCGATGGGCGTGAGCGCACCGCCGATATTGCTGACGATGAAAATGAAGAAAATGATGTGGTAGGCGTGCAGACGCGATTTGTTGTTCCGCATGAACGGCCGGATCAGAATCATCGATGCGCCGGTCGTACCTACCAGATTCGAAAGCACAGCGCCGATCAGCAGCAACACTGTGTTCTTCACCGGTGACG
Proteins encoded in this region:
- a CDS encoding T9SS type A sorting domain-containing protein, whose translation is MKTIMIFFIALFVVHMANAQRGDMTVATAAQLTVPAGAQICADRIFANNPGYGALTIANANCLCPGMSVVPVELLAFSASADNGIVLLRWTTATELNCHGFEVQKAAHGGGAEWLALGFVEGAGSTTERRDYFFSDPGTNEGTAFYRLRIIDYDGSFAYSPVVEVRFVTRVLPYTMYPVYPNPATENITVSFTLPEAASVSLTLYTVAGTEVTRVMEPREFSAGFHAATLPTSGLSPGTYVIELQAGAVRRTQTVVLLQ
- the ychF gene encoding redox-regulated ATPase YchF, which gives rise to MQIGIVGLPFSGKSTLFQTMTRSYLDEQALARKQTNIAVVKVPDARVDKLAEYYNPRKLVYTSVEFVDVVGLKKGDQSSTQFTGNFLAGVKTNDALIHVVRLFDDPLYPHPEGSIDALRDVEILETEFILSDLAMIESRMEKLRKQAMKAPDDKTKAEVRIMERFQAALEQEQPLRTLDLDPNDRAVIKGYQFLSLKPVLVVLNLAEEQLGDIAMQVQRVREAVQSKGMAVDAFAGKIEMELAQLDDAEASEFMKDYGIAESALTRIIRSAYDMLGLISFLTFGEDECRAWTIRRNTPAQEAAGAIHTDLMTRFIRAEVVHFDDFVKHGSIQACKDAGHWRLEGKEYVVKDGDMITVRHG
- a CDS encoding VanZ family protein, which encodes MSQDERRARLRTALPAVVWFLFIMTLLSLPGTSFPVVRIWQPDKIAHILLFGVQQALLWLALELPLPRFSSPAKALFASFAATVAFGILSEVYQDVATSRMLDPYDMIANTVGALLSTGIILGTGTQRVLNRARRLFRLDT
- a CDS encoding NAD(P)H-hydrate dehydratase; this encodes MLPVFTSDEIRACDQTGIEEFGIPGVVLMENAARGSADVAEAEFGPLSGKRVLIVCGKGNNGGDGFAIARHLHNRGVHVDVLTLAPDESILGDARTNLDILRRMESSSDTLHVSLFRGSAQLADLLRQGPALLVDAMLGTGLASPLTGELAEVVEVINSSPVPVLSIDVPTGISADTGDVLGCAVRAGCTATMGAYKRGVLLRKGRAHAGKVRVVDIGLPDAAVLRSAASAFLLESRDVIAMLPRRAFDVHKYQMGNVFVLAGSVGLTGAAVLASEAALRSGAGIVHLGVPASLNSIFEIKLTEVMTVPLNETDEGTLSLKDFDKILERINSASITVIGPGISRQYETQNLVRRIVEHASAPLLLDADALYALGGHLNLLQKTNAEVILTPHVGEFSRLVSQSKEEIETKRISLSQTFAVEFGVTLVLKGAPTVIASRDGNVFINPTGNPGMATAGAGDVLSGIIAGFRAQGCSSEHAASAGVYLHGQAGDHARDRVGEYGLIATDLLSSFASILKDFSPHVTG
- a CDS encoding NADH-quinone oxidoreductase subunit N, which gives rise to MEQLINDTIRTGPIAGMVALSLIVVLINALKKNPLAAEYWVSLLGIAVNIVFAILLYPDNGTAFGGSVLTGGFASVTAILFLTAAGLTILLSREYIAKIGANFGEFFHLILFAVAGMMTFAAGIDLVVTFIGLELMSISLYVLAGATRRMHKSNEAALKYFLLGSFASGFFLYGIALMYGSTGSTNILEIAQNITAYKTEPLFLTGAGLLLVGFAFKVGSVPFHMWVPDVYEGSPTMVTAFMSTGAKAAAFSSLLLVFTATFDFTGSSMNTVLAVLSVASMIVGNLVAISQSNVKRMLAYSSIAHAGYMLIGITVGADMSIAGVLFYLISYTFTNIGAFGIISIIENSEQRGTEIEDFRGLFKRSPMLAVLMAVFMFSLVGLPPLAGFFGKYYIFVAAIEGGYTWLTIVGVITSMISVYYYLRVTVVMFFQEGEAQSAVDATGAGTSALILSTAAIFLIGLFPAVVLAWMNGLF
- a CDS encoding sodium:proton antiporter, which gives rise to MLTTLPAFASEGVSHVIEPNPLMIIPFVVLLLAIALMPFINKHWWEHYFPHVAIGLGLITIVYYVFFLHNPVRMLHSGIEYFSFICLVGSLFVVAGGMHINLKGYASPVKNTVLLLIGAVLSNLVGTTGASMILIRPFMRNNKSRLHAYHIIFFIFIVSNIGGALTPIGDPPLFLGYLKGIPFFWVMENVWMIWLLTIGIVLAVFIAIDTYYYKKVPVDVRARQNEAGDETKLQGMHNIGFLLLILIAVFIQDPPFVREAIMIIAAAASYFTTKRDIHRANDFNFFPIKEVGFLFLGLFATMVPALDWLELNAASLGISSAGQFYWGTGALSSFLDNAPTYLNFLSAEIGLLVRPELVTQVQEVIANGALNAPNFAQYSQEVRTTVEVLVRYHGDMVASGNVPLDDINVSILIGLHDIYVVAISVAAVFFGAMTYIGNAPNFMVKSIAEQAGAKMPSFFGYLFRFAIPILLPIFFLVWLLYFN